A window of the Sabethes cyaneus chromosome 1, idSabCyanKW18_F2, whole genome shotgun sequence genome harbors these coding sequences:
- the LOC128732851 gene encoding protein D2-like produces MQADINQMFIEHDIVPVLIDRAPLVFAKVAYRSKRLVDAGKELTPIEVRDEPKVEWCADPTTYYTLVMIDPDSPSRTEPFNREFAHWLIGNIPGKHVEQGEILFEYIPTFPRSGTGFHRYIFLLYQQHCRNDYSEAPRASRKNRTPRIQFSTREFAQRYSLGHPIAGNFFMAQFDDYVPVILRQFPVSSDF; encoded by the exons ATGCAGGCTGATATCAACCAAATGTTCATCGAACACGACATTGTTCCGGTGCTGATAGATCGAGCTCCACTCGTGTTTGCCAAA GTTGCTTATCGGTCCAAACGCTTAGTTGATGCAGGAAAAGAATTAACACCGATTGAAGTACGTGATGAACCAAAAGTAGAATGGTGTGCAGATCCGACAACATACTACACCCTGGTTATGATAGATCCTGATTCACCTAGTAGAACTGAACCATTCAACAGAGAATTCGCCCACTGGTTAATCGGAAACATTCCAGGAAAACACGTGGAGCAGGGTGAAATTCTTTTCGAATACATACCAACCTTCCCCAGATCTGGAACCGGCTTCCATAGGTATATCTTTCTGCTCTATCAGCAGCACTGTCGTAACGATTATTCCGAAGCACCAAGAGCCTCCCGAAA AAATCGAACACCACGAATACAATTTTCAACTCGTGAATTCGCTCAACGGTATAGTCTGGGACACCCAATCGCGGGGAACTTTTTCATGGCACAATTCGACGACTATGTGCCAGTCATATTAAGGCAGTTTCCAGTGTCTAGCGATTTCTAG